In one Mesorhizobium australicum genomic region, the following are encoded:
- a CDS encoding TIGR02444 family protein, which produces MSAFPAHPAWDFVVGLYGQPEVAPACLELQERHGIDVTMMLFCLWRGSIDGQPLGARMAPLAQAARTWHMSAVLPMRAARRWLKEDAKRLDDRAGTSLYKTVLSAEIDCEHGELLMLARLAELQCDTPDAGSPQAMAENLATFFKETGTSLAEGDRAAITAILYGAGAAEEIRRVLPVA; this is translated from the coding sequence ATGAGCGCTTTTCCCGCTCACCCGGCCTGGGACTTCGTCGTCGGCCTCTACGGCCAGCCGGAGGTCGCGCCAGCCTGCCTCGAATTGCAGGAGCGGCATGGGATCGATGTGACGATGATGCTGTTCTGCCTTTGGCGCGGCTCGATCGACGGGCAGCCGCTCGGTGCCCGGATGGCGCCGCTCGCTCAGGCAGCTCGAACATGGCACATGTCGGCGGTCTTGCCGATGCGCGCAGCCCGACGCTGGCTGAAGGAAGACGCGAAACGTCTCGACGATCGGGCGGGGACATCGCTCTATAAGACCGTGCTCTCCGCCGAGATCGACTGCGAGCACGGAGAACTGCTGATGCTCGCGCGGCTTGCCGAGTTGCAGTGCGACACACCTGACGCAGGCTCGCCGCAAGCAATGGCCGAAAACCTTGCCACCTTCTTCAAAGAGACGGGAACCAGCCTCGCCGAGGGCGACCGGGCTGCCATCACGGCAATCCTCTACGGGGCCGGTGCGGCAGAGGAAATCCGGCGCGTTCTGCCGGTCGCATAA
- a CDS encoding RidA family protein — MKNRIFSGAPSEDFAGYAKAVIDGSTIYVSGTMGQDPATGAMPESASDQARNALASIGSALAKAGASLKNAVACRVYITDASYLKDIAPVLGEVFRDIRPTNTLLICQLPAPGAKVEIEVTASTRA, encoded by the coding sequence TTGAAGAACCGCATCTTTTCCGGAGCGCCGTCGGAAGACTTCGCCGGCTACGCCAAGGCGGTGATCGACGGTTCGACGATCTATGTCTCGGGCACCATGGGACAGGACCCGGCAACCGGCGCCATGCCGGAAAGCGCGTCGGACCAGGCGCGCAATGCGTTGGCCTCGATCGGCTCGGCGCTGGCCAAGGCCGGAGCCAGCCTGAAGAATGCCGTGGCCTGCCGCGTGTATATTACCGATGCGAGCTATCTAAAGGACATCGCGCCCGTGCTGGGCGAAGTTTTCCGAGACATACGCCCTACGAACACGCTGCTGATCTGCCAGTTGCCCGCACCAGGCGCCAAGGTCGAGATCGAGGTGACCGCCTCGACACGAGCCTAG
- a CDS encoding branched-chain amino acid ABC transporter permease, whose product MSVAGRNTLLFLAVGALIVITGLTQSWNAALTIVNMGLISAVMALGVNIQWGYAGLYNVGTMGFVALGGLAAVLVALDPVSGAWQAGGFRIAAALLFGAAVIAAGALFYRRMPKKSGWRILLLAIALGIGFFAYRWVLDPAVTAVEAINPALQGNIGGLGLPVLLSWPVGALLAAGAGWLIGKTALGLRSDYLAIATLGIAEIVIAVMKNEDWLDRGVKNIVDIPRPVPFEVDLQASQSFLAFASSIGADPVAASAVVVKLLYAAMFLAVLLVLIWLSEAALHSPWGRMMRAIRDNEVAAAAMGKDVTRRHLQIFVLGCAVLGISGAMLATLEGQLTPGAFQPLRYTFLIWVMVVVGGSGSNLGAVLGGFLIWYLWVQVEPWGNSLMALATSGMTDGPLKQHLIESAAHMRLVVMGVILIVMLRFRPQGLIPGK is encoded by the coding sequence ATGAGCGTGGCGGGTCGCAACACGCTGCTGTTCCTCGCGGTCGGCGCATTGATCGTCATCACCGGCCTCACGCAGAGCTGGAACGCGGCGCTTACCATCGTCAATATGGGCCTGATTTCGGCGGTCATGGCGCTCGGCGTCAATATTCAGTGGGGCTATGCCGGGCTCTACAATGTCGGAACCATGGGTTTCGTGGCGCTTGGCGGCCTTGCGGCCGTCCTGGTGGCGCTCGATCCGGTTTCCGGTGCCTGGCAGGCCGGCGGCTTCAGGATCGCCGCGGCTCTTCTGTTCGGCGCTGCCGTCATCGCAGCCGGAGCGCTGTTCTACAGACGAATGCCGAAGAAAAGCGGCTGGCGGATTCTTTTGCTCGCCATCGCTCTCGGGATCGGCTTCTTCGCCTATCGGTGGGTTCTCGATCCTGCGGTCACCGCCGTAGAGGCAATCAATCCGGCCCTCCAGGGTAATATTGGGGGCCTTGGTCTTCCGGTTCTTTTGTCCTGGCCGGTCGGTGCTCTTCTTGCCGCCGGCGCGGGCTGGCTGATCGGCAAGACGGCGCTCGGGCTGCGCTCGGATTATCTGGCGATCGCCACGCTCGGCATTGCCGAAATCGTCATCGCAGTGATGAAGAACGAAGACTGGCTGGACCGCGGCGTCAAGAACATCGTCGACATTCCGCGGCCGGTGCCGTTCGAAGTCGATCTCCAGGCAAGCCAGAGCTTCCTGGCTTTTGCCTCGAGCATCGGGGCGGACCCGGTCGCCGCTTCGGCGGTGGTGGTGAAGCTGCTCTATGCGGCGATGTTCCTGGCGGTGCTGCTGGTGCTGATCTGGCTGTCGGAGGCGGCATTGCATTCGCCCTGGGGGCGAATGATGCGGGCGATCCGCGACAACGAGGTCGCGGCAGCCGCAATGGGCAAGGACGTCACCCGCCGGCACTTGCAGATATTCGTTCTCGGCTGCGCCGTTCTGGGTATCTCGGGCGCTATGCTCGCCACCCTGGAAGGCCAGTTGACGCCCGGCGCATTCCAGCCCTTGCGCTATACGTTCCTGATCTGGGTCATGGTCGTTGTCGGTGGCTCGGGCAGCAACCTGGGCGCGGTGCTGGGCGGCTTCCTGATCTGGTATCTATGGGTACAGGTCGAGCCATGGGGCAACAGCCTGATGGCTCTGGCCACGTCCGGTATGACCGATGGACCGCTGAAGCAGCACCTGATCGAAAGCGCCGCGCACATGCGGCTGGTGGTGATGGGCGTGATCCTGATCGTGATGCTGCGATTCAGGCCGCAAGGCCTGATACCCGGAAAGTGA
- a CDS encoding branched-chain amino acid ABC transporter permease, which yields MDVLNALVVFANFVLLPAMTYGSQLALGALGATLVYGILRFSNFGHGDTMSFGTMATILAMWGIQAAGISIAPLPTALLALPAGMIATIAVVLLTDRLVYRPYRTRKVPSITLVMASLGVMFVMGGLVRILIGVEDRQFADGERFIFTAAQFRQWTGLTETMALRTAQAITLVTTIVVVSWLHWFLKRTRTGKSMRAFSDNENLALLSGINPERVVTIVWVLSAALATLAGVLYGLDKSFRPITYFQLLLPVFAAAVVGGLGNPIGAVAGGFVVAFSEILVTYSFKKLASYLLPTEWQPEGLLQLLSTDYKVAVSFIVLILVLLFRPTGIFRGKAA from the coding sequence ATGGATGTGCTCAACGCGCTCGTCGTATTTGCGAATTTCGTGCTCCTCCCGGCGATGACCTACGGCTCGCAGCTCGCGCTCGGCGCGCTGGGCGCCACGCTGGTCTACGGCATCCTGCGCTTCTCCAATTTTGGCCATGGCGACACGATGTCCTTCGGCACCATGGCGACGATCCTGGCAATGTGGGGGATCCAGGCGGCCGGCATAAGCATCGCACCGTTGCCGACTGCCTTGCTCGCGCTGCCGGCCGGCATGATCGCCACGATAGCCGTCGTGCTCCTGACGGACCGGCTGGTCTACCGACCCTATCGGACCCGGAAGGTTCCTTCGATCACGCTGGTCATGGCGTCGCTGGGGGTCATGTTCGTCATGGGTGGTCTGGTGCGCATCCTCATCGGCGTCGAAGACAGGCAGTTCGCCGATGGTGAGCGCTTCATTTTCACCGCGGCGCAATTCCGCCAGTGGACCGGACTGACAGAGACGATGGCCCTGCGCACGGCGCAGGCCATCACGCTGGTCACGACGATCGTCGTCGTCAGCTGGCTCCACTGGTTCCTGAAGCGCACCCGCACCGGCAAATCGATGCGGGCCTTCTCCGACAACGAAAACCTGGCGCTGCTTTCAGGCATCAATCCGGAGCGTGTGGTGACCATCGTCTGGGTGCTGTCGGCTGCACTCGCCACGCTCGCGGGCGTCCTCTACGGCCTCGACAAGTCGTTTCGACCGATCACCTACTTTCAGCTCCTCCTTCCGGTTTTCGCCGCGGCCGTGGTGGGCGGTCTTGGAAATCCGATCGGCGCGGTGGCGGGCGGCTTCGTGGTCGCCTTTTCGGAGATCCTGGTCACCTACAGCTTCAAGAAACTGGCCAGCTACCTGCTTCCGACCGAATGGCAACCCGAAGGCCTGCTGCAGCTCCTCTCAACCGACTACAAGGTGGCGGTAAGTTTTATCGTTCTCATCCTCGTCCTCCTGTTCAGGCCGACCGGCATTTTCCGAGGCAAGGCGGCATGA
- a CDS encoding ABC transporter ATP-binding protein has translation MVGGYGGADILNGCTIAVEKGEIAVIVGPNGAGKSTAMKAMFGMLDLRTGGVRLGGEDITRLRPQERVAKGMAFVPQTENVFPSMTVEENLEMGAFLRRDDFSPTMEQVYSLFPVLKDKRRQPAGELSGGQRQQVAVGRALMTEPSVLLLDEPTAGVSPIVMDELFDRIIDVARTGVTVLMVEQNARQALEIADRGYVLVQGANRFTGSGKELLTDPEVRSTFLGG, from the coding sequence ATGGTCGGCGGCTATGGTGGCGCAGACATCCTCAACGGCTGCACGATCGCCGTCGAGAAGGGCGAGATCGCCGTCATCGTCGGTCCCAACGGCGCGGGCAAGTCGACGGCGATGAAGGCCATGTTCGGTATGCTGGATCTGCGGACCGGAGGAGTGCGGCTGGGGGGCGAAGATATCACCCGGCTACGCCCGCAGGAGCGCGTCGCCAAGGGCATGGCCTTCGTGCCGCAGACTGAAAACGTGTTCCCGTCCATGACGGTGGAAGAAAACCTCGAAATGGGCGCCTTCCTGCGCCGGGACGATTTCAGCCCGACAATGGAGCAGGTCTATTCGCTGTTTCCGGTATTGAAGGACAAGAGGCGCCAGCCGGCTGGCGAGCTTTCCGGCGGACAGCGCCAGCAGGTCGCGGTCGGCCGCGCATTGATGACGGAACCCTCCGTCTTGCTGCTCGACGAGCCGACGGCGGGCGTCAGCCCGATCGTCATGGACGAGCTCTTCGACCGTATCATCGACGTCGCCCGCACGGGCGTCACGGTACTGATGGTGGAGCAGAACGCCCGGCAGGCGCTCGAGATCGCCGATCGCGGATACGTGCTGGTGCAGGGGGCAAACCGCTTCACCGGAAGCGGTAAGGAATTGCTGACCGATCCCGAGGTGCGCAGCACCTTCCTGGGAGGGTGA
- a CDS encoding ABC transporter ATP-binding protein, translated as MIVCHDIHKHFGGFHAVDGVSLTIPAGAITGLIGPNGAGKSTLFNVIAGVHRPTSGTVTMAGEDITGLPPHQLFARGLLRTFQIAHEFSSMSVLENLMMVPGGQSGETLWNTWVHRRRIEREEEGLRAKAQDVLEFLGLAHVREERAGNLSGGQKKLLELGRTMMVDARIVFLDEVGAGVNRTLLRTIGDAIVRLNKERGYTFCVIEHDMDFIARLCDSVIVMAQGKVLAQGAPADIVRDERVIEAYLGTGLKNKVLGKGAGEAMIGVAAP; from the coding sequence ATGATTGTCTGTCACGACATCCATAAGCATTTCGGCGGCTTCCACGCTGTGGACGGCGTTTCTCTGACGATTCCCGCCGGCGCGATTACCGGACTGATCGGGCCGAACGGCGCCGGGAAGTCGACCCTTTTCAACGTCATCGCAGGCGTCCACAGGCCAACTTCCGGCACGGTGACGATGGCGGGCGAAGACATTACCGGCCTGCCGCCGCACCAGCTCTTCGCAAGGGGCCTGCTCAGGACATTCCAGATCGCTCATGAATTCTCCTCGATGAGCGTGCTGGAAAACCTGATGATGGTGCCGGGCGGACAGAGCGGCGAGACGCTCTGGAACACATGGGTGCACCGTCGCCGGATCGAGCGCGAGGAGGAGGGCCTTCGCGCCAAGGCGCAAGACGTTCTGGAATTCCTCGGCCTTGCCCATGTGCGTGAGGAGCGGGCCGGCAACCTGTCGGGTGGGCAGAAGAAGCTGCTCGAACTCGGCCGCACCATGATGGTGGATGCGCGGATCGTCTTTCTCGACGAAGTCGGCGCTGGCGTGAATCGCACGTTGCTCAGGACGATCGGCGACGCGATCGTGCGGCTGAACAAGGAACGCGGCTACACATTCTGCGTCATCGAGCACGACATGGATTTCATCGCGAGGCTGTGCGACAGCGTCATCGTGATGGCGCAGGGAAAAGTGCTGGCCCAGGGCGCGCCGGCCGACATCGTGCGCGACGAGCGGGTGATCGAGGCTTATCTCGGCACCGGCCTCAAGAACAAGGTTCTTGGCAAGGGGGCCGGCGAGGCCATGATCGGGGTGGCGGCACCGTGA